TCGAGTCCGTCAAAACCCCTTGGGTGTTGTATGGTTAAGCCTCACGGGCAATTAGTATCAGTTAGCTCAACGCCTCGCAGCGCTTACACACCTGACCTATCTACGTCGTCGTCTCCAACAACCCTTTAGAGGGCTTAAAGCCCTAGGGATGACTCATCTTGAGGCTCGCTTCCCGCTTAGATGCTTTCAGCGGTTATCGATTCCGAACTTAGCTACCGGGCAATGCCACTGGCGTGACAACCCGAACACCAGAGGTTCGTCCACTCCGGTCCTCTCGTACTAGGAGCAGCCCCTCTCAATCATCCAACGCCCACGGCAGATAGGGACCGAACTGTCTCACGACGTTCTAAACCCAGCTCGCGTACCACTTTAAATGGCGAACAGCCATACCCTTGGGACCGACTTCAGCCCCAGGATGTGATGAGCCGACATCGAGGTGCCAAACACCGCCGTCGATATGAACTCTTGGGCGGTATCAGCCTGTTATCCCCGGAGTACCTTTTATCCGTTGAGCGATGGCCCTTCCATTCAGAACCACCGGATCACTATGACCTGCTTTCGCACCTGCTCGAACCGTCATTCTCGCAGTCAAGCGGGCTTATGCCATTGCACTAACCTCACGATGTCCGACCGTGATTAGCCCACCTTCGTGCTCCTCCGTTACGCTTTGGGAGGAGACCGCCCCAGTCAAACTACCCACCAGGCACTGTCCTCAACCCCGATAAGGGGCCTAAGTTAGAACATCAAACATACAAGGGTGGTATTTCAAGGTCGGCTCCACACAAACTGGCGTCTGTGTTTCAAAGCCTCCCACCTATCCTACACATGTAGGCTCAATGTTCAGTGCCAAGCTGTAGTAAAGGTTCACGGGGTCTTTCCGTCTAGCCGCGGGTACACAGCATCTTCACTGCGATTTCAATTTCACTGAGTCTCGGGTGGAGACAGCGTGGCCATCATTACGCCATTCGTGCAGGTCGGAACTTACCCGACAAGGAATTTCGCTACCTTAGGACCGTTATAGTTACGGCCGCCGTTTACCGGGGCTTCGATCAAGAGCTTCGACCGAAGTCTAACCCCATCAATTAACCTTCCGGCACCGGGCAGGCGTCACACCGTATACGTCATCTTTCGATTTTGCACAGTGCTATGTTTTTAATAAACAGTTGCAGCCACCTGGTATCTGCGACTCTCAATAGCTCCATCCGCAAGGGACTTCACCGTCGAGAGCGTACCTTCTCCCGAAGTTACGGTACCATTTTGCCTAGTTCCTTCACCCGAGTTCTCTCAAGCGCCTTGGTATTCTCTACCCGACCACCTGTGTCGGTTTGGGGTACGGTTCCTGATAACCTGAAGCTTAGAGGCTTTTCCCGGAAGCATGGCATCAATGACTTCATCACCGTAGTGACTCGACATCGTGTCTCAGTGTATAGCGTCCCGGATTTGCCTAAGACACCCACCTACGCACTTGAACCTCGACAACCGTCGCGAGGCCCACCTAGCCTTCTCCGTCCCCCCATCGCAGTTATCAGCAGTACGGGAATATTAACCCGTTTCCCATCGACTACGCCTTTCGGCCTCGCCTTAGGGGCCGACTTACCCTGCCCCGATTAACGTTGGACAGGAACCCTTGGTCTTCCGGCGAGGAGGTTTTTCACCCCCTTTGTCGTTACTCATGTCAGCATTCGCACTTCTGATACCTCCAGCAGCCCTTACAGACCACCTTCAACGGCTTACAGAACGCTCCCCTACCCAGATATAAATATCTGCCGCAGCTTCGGTGTATCGCTTAGCCCCGTTACATCTTCCGCGCAGGCCGACTCGACCAGTGAGCTATTACGCTTTCTTTAAATGATGGCTGCTTCTAAGCCAACATCCTGGCTGTCTGAGCCTTCCCACATCGTTTCCCACTTAGCGATAACTTTGGGACCTTAGCTGGCGGTCTGGGTTGTTTCCCTCTCCACGACGGACGTTAGCACCCGCCGTGTGTCTCCCGGATAGTACTTACTGGTATTCGGAGTTTGCAAAGGGTTGGTAAGTCGGGATGACCCCCTAGCCTTAACAGTGCTCTACCCCCAGTAGTATTCGTCCGAGGCGCTACCTAAATAGCTTTCGGGGAGAACCAGCTATCTCCGAGTTTGATTGGCCTTTCACCCCTAGCCACAAGTCATCCGCTAATTTTTCAACATTAGTCGGTTCGGTCCTCCAATTGATGTTACTCAATCTTCAACCTGCCCATGGCTAGATCACTCGGTTTCGGGTCTACGTCATGCAACTCATTCGCCCAGTTAAGACTCGGTTTCCCTACGGCTTCCCTATACGGTTAACCTTGCTACATAACGTAAGTCGCTGACCCATTATACAAAAGGTACGCAGTCACCCAACAAGTAGGCTCCCACTGCTTGTACGTACACGGTTTCAGGTTCTATTTCACTCCCCTCACAGGGGTTCTTTTCGCCTTTCCCTCACGGTACTGGTTCACTATCGGTCAGTCAGGAGTATTTAGCCTTGGAGGATGGTCCCCCCATCTTCAGACAAGATAACACGTGTCCCGTCCTACTCGTTTTCACATTAAATAAGCCGTCGTGTACGGGGCTATCACCCTGTATCGCGCCACTTTCCAGAGGCTTCCACTAACTCATAAAACGCTTAAGGGCTAATCCGGGGTCGCTCGCCGCTACTGCCGGAATCTCAATTGATTTCTTTTCCTTCGGGTACTTAGATGTTTCAGTTCCCCGAGTTCGCCTCCACACACCTATGTATTCAGTGTGGGATACTGGCTTATGCCAGTGGGTTTCCCCATTCGGACATCCCAGACTCAAGCGGTTGTTACTACCTAATCTGGGCTTATCGCAAGTTACTACGTCCTTCATCGCCTCTGACTGCCAAGGCATCCACCGTGTACGCTTAGTCACTTAACCATACAACCCCAAGAGGTCTCGTATGTTCAAACAACCAAGGTGTTCTTTAAAAGAACAGGTTCATCTTTCGATGAACGATTTCGCCGGACTCAAATATTGTTCATCACTTCCTAAGAAGGATGAAACCAAGAACACTTGAATGTGTTTGGTGTTAACTCCGTAGAGTCAACATTTGAGAACTTTTACAAACAAACTGAATCAGTTTGTTTAGTCAGCTTTCCAGATTTTTAAAGAGCATGTGATGTGTTCTAGCGAACAACCACTTTTTAAGAACACTCACCATTCTCTGTTTGAAGAGAAGTGTGCTTAGAGAGTGGTGGAGCTATGCGGGATCGAACCGCAGACCTCTTGAATGCAAATCAAGCGCTCTCCCAGCTGAGCTATAGCCCCACATCGATACTTAGCTATTGACCAACTGCTTTCAAAACAAGGCGTGAAAGGAGGACGTTTAGTTCGCTAAACGACGAGTTTCACAACGCAGTGTTGAAAGTTGTTGGTGGGTCTGAGTGGACTTGAACCACCGACCTCACCCTTATCAGGGGTGCGCTCTAACCACCTGAGCTACAGACCCATTTCTGTTTCTTTGGACTTGAACCACCGACTTCACCCTCTTTTACCAAGGGATTGGGGTGCTCACCACCAAAGCAACAAATACATCTAAGTATGTTCTTTATCTTTTTGACCGTAGCAATCTGTGTGGACACTAGCATTAATAGTATCGTTAAGGAGGTGATCCAGCCCCAGGTTCCCCTAGGGCTACCTTGTTACGACTTCACCCCAGTCATGAACCACACCGTGGTAAACGCCCTCCCGAAGGTTAAGCTATCTACTTCTGGTGCAGCCCACTCCCATGGTGTGACGGGCGGTGTGTACAAGGCCCGGGAACGTATTCACCGTGGCATTCTGATCCACGATTACTAGCGATTCCGACTTCATGGAGTCGAGTTGCAGACTCCAATCCGGACTACGACATACTTTCTGGGATTCGCTTCACATCGCTGTCTCGCTGCCCTCTGTATATGCCATTGTAGCACGTGTGTAGCCCTACTCGTAAGGGCCATGATGACTTGACGTCGTCCCCACCTTCCTCCGGTTTATCACCGGCAGTCTCCCTGGAGTTCCCGACATTACTCGCTGGCAAACAAGGATAAGGGTTGCGCTCGTTGCGGGACTTAACCCAACATTTCACAACACGAGCTGACGACAGCCATGCAGCACCTGTCTCAGAGCTCCCGAAGGCACCAATCCATCTCTGGAAAGTTCTCTGGATGTCAAGAGTAGGTAAGGTTCTTCGCGTTGCATCGAATTAAACCACATGCTCCACCGCTTGTGCGGGCCCCCGTCAATTCATTTGAGTTTTAATCTTGCGACCGTACTCCCCAGGCGGTCTACTTAACGCGTTAGCTCCGAAAGCCACAGTTCTAGACTACAGCCTCCAAGTAGACATCGTTTACGGCGTGGACTACCAGGGTATCTAATCCTGTTTGCTCCCCACGCTTTCGCATCTGAGCGTCAGTCTTTGTCCAGGGGGCCGCCTTCGCCACCGGTATTCCTTCAGATCTCTACGCATTTCACCGCTACACCTGAAATTCTACCCCCCTCTACAAGACTCTAGCCTGCCAGTTCAAAATGCGGTTCCCAGGTTAAGCCCGGGGCTTTCACATCTTGCTTAACAGACCGCCTGCATGCGCTTTACGCCCAGTAATTCCGATTAACGCTCGCACCCTCCGTATTACCGCGGCTGCTGGCACGGAGTTAGCCGGTGCTTCTTCTGCCGCTAACGTCAAACACTGCACGTATTAAGTACAATGCCTTCCTCACGGCTGAAAGTGCTTTACAACCCGAAGGCCTTCTTCACACACGCGGCATGGCTGCATCAGGCTTGCGCCCATTGTGCAATATTCCCCACTGCTGCCTCCCGTAGGAGTCTGGACCGTGTCTCAGTTCCAGTGTGGCTGATCATCCTCTCAAACCAGCTAGGGATCGTCGCCTTGGTGAGCCTTTACCTCACCAACTAGCTAATCCCAACTGGGCCCATCCGGTAGCGAGAGGCCCGAAGGTCCCCCTCTTTGGTCCGTAGACATCATGCGGTATTAGCCACCGTTTCCAGTGGTTATCCCCCTCTACCAGGCAGGTTCCCAGCCATTACTCACCCGTCCGCCGCTCGCCGCCCAACAAATTACCCGAAGGGTCAATGTTGTCGCTGCCGCTCGACTTGCATGTGTTAGGCCTGCCGCCAGCGTTCAATCTGAGCCATGATCAAACTCTTCAATTAAAGTTTTTGGCTCGATGAAATACTGTTGTGTTCTAACCCCTCTCTACAAAGTAAAGAAAGAGCAGAACGAATTGACTGTGCCGATAACTCCGTAGAGTTTTCGTTTGGTCACTCAGTAAACATCGATAAATCTTTTGTCTATCAACCACGAGTGCCCACACAGATTGCATAGGTCAAATTGTTAAAGAACGTTGACTTGAAGAAGCGTCGCTTCTCACCGTCAGGGCTGCGAATTTTACGCTGCCGGGCGATGAAGTCAAGAAGAAATTTTGAGATTTTTCAGCGTTGCTTTCGCAACCTTCAAAACACCTTATTGACTTGCCTCTTGGGGTGAATTTCCCTTCGAAGCGGGCGGCCATTTTACTGATTCGAAACAGCGCGTCAAGCGTTTATTTCAACTCAATTTTTGAGGCCTTCGCCGTACCGATTTGAGTGGGCGTTTCCGCAGTGGAAGCCGCTCTCCGTGTCGGTGAAGCGGCATTATAGAGACTAGGATCACATTGGCAAGGGAATTTATTGGTTTTTTTTCCGATCGAACACAATTCAACCTAAACTTTGAAAAACACAACAAATTGCAACATTAGATAGCCGTCACATTCACTTACTAGCAATAAGAACTCAATATCCGTAATATCAACCCGACAATTGTATTTATTTTAGTCAGCATTGATTTCGATTCTTCATGCTATTTCTTCTAACCGACGTTTACTTTAGACGATTATGAAAACATCTATCAGCTTGCTTATTACTGCAGCCATCGCATTGCTTGGTGCATTGCTTTTAAACAACTCTACTTTAATTGCCAGTACTGGTTATGCATTCGCTCTTGGTGCTATTACAACAGGTATTGCCATTTCTCTTTTTTCCACTAAATCTTCAGGCGATATTTCAGACTCTACTCCTTCCACCAGCAAAACCATCTATGTAGGTAACCTTCCTTACCGCGCTAACGAAAACGACGTAAAGGAATTGTTCTCTAAACATGGTGAAGTATTTGCCGTGCGTTTGATGAAAGATAAACGTACAGGGAAGCGACGTGGTTTTGGATTTGTCGTGATTGCAGCGGGAGATGCCCCTGAAGCAATAGAGGCATTAAACAACAGTGAATATGGAGAAAGGACGCTAAAAGTTAGAGAGGCGAATGATCCTAGAAAATCGGAGCGCGGTTAATAGTTGCAAACCCCAACTTTTCCAGCTCTTGATTTAGCGCTTCCTCTTCTTTAACTGGAGCGCTGCTAAAAACAAAATGTTTAGCTTTACTGAGGGAGGTCTTTTGATCTCCCTCTTTTAATAATGTCACTACACGATTTGCTATTGCGCTTCCTGAATCAATTACCAGACACTGCTCGCCCAGAATGTCTTCAATTTCTTCTTTGAGTAATGGAAAGTGCGTACAACCCAATACAATGCAGTCTGTTTTATTAATAAACGGTGTCAGCACTTGTTTTAATAATTGTTTATCGATTGGCGTACCACGTAATTTTCCCTCTCCCATTTGTACTAGCTCTGTTGAGCCAACCATTTCTACCTGGCAATCGGGCGCAAATTCTTTAACCAGTTGGTGTGTATAGGATCGCCTTACTGTTGCCGGCGTCGCTAAAAGGCCAATACATTTGGATTTGCTTAGCGTAGCGGCTGGTTTAATAGCGGGGACAACACCAACAACCGGAATACTCAGTAATGAGCGGAGATGCGGAAGCACCAGAGTACTGGCCGTGTTGCAGGCGATAATCACGAGTGCAATATCATGCTCATTACAAATGGCTGACACCATGCCACACACACGTTGGACAAGAACATCGTCCGCCAGCTCTCCATAAGGAAAGGCTTCGTTATCGAAGGCATAGACAACATGCTGTTCCGGCAATACCTGAGCCACTTCCTTATAAACAGAAAGCCCACCCACACCAGAATCAAAAATCAGCACACTCTTCACGCTATAACCCTTCGTTATCTACTTGCGACGCAATCATACTTTGCACGCCATCGAATTTGAATCTTTCAACTAACGAGATGATAGCTGAGGTGATGGAATCTCCCCTCTCGCTGAAAGCCTGTGATCTCGATATCGAGTGGGTATTGAAAGCAAGGTGCATCCGTGACAATAGTGTGGAACTC
The nucleotide sequence above comes from Grimontia kaedaensis. Encoded proteins:
- a CDS encoding RNA recognition motif domain-containing protein, which codes for MKTSISLLITAAIALLGALLLNNSTLIASTGYAFALGAITTGIAISLFSTKSSGDISDSTPSTSKTIYVGNLPYRANENDVKELFSKHGEVFAVRLMKDKRTGKRRGFGFVVIAAGDAPEAIEALNNSEYGERTLKVREANDPRKSERG
- the murI gene encoding glutamate racemase, whose protein sequence is MKSVLIFDSGVGGLSVYKEVAQVLPEQHVVYAFDNEAFPYGELADDVLVQRVCGMVSAICNEHDIALVIIACNTASTLVLPHLRSLLSIPVVGVVPAIKPAATLSKSKCIGLLATPATVRRSYTHQLVKEFAPDCQVEMVGSTELVQMGEGKLRGTPIDKQLLKQVLTPFINKTDCIVLGCTHFPLLKEEIEDILGEQCLVIDSGSAIANRVVTLLKEGDQKTSLSKAKHFVFSSAPVKEEEALNQELEKLGFATINRAPIF